A genomic window from Punica granatum isolate Tunisia-2019 chromosome 2, ASM765513v2, whole genome shotgun sequence includes:
- the LOC116195394 gene encoding splicing factor 3B subunit 3 isoform X1, whose translation MAVSEEECSVSRSRPSTSASQNTHYLAKCVLRGSAILQVAYGRLRWPHSRDIVFGKETSIELVIIGDDGIVQSLCEQPVFGTIKDLAILTWNENFDAQNPQMIGKDLLVVLSDSGKLSFLAFHNEMNRFFPVTHVQLSNPGHSQSQLGRMLAIDSTGHYIAASAYEDRLALFSVSMSAGSNIIDQKLYYPPENQGDAGAGSSIHKTSISGTIWSMCFINYNPRKNGDPALAILLNRRKAILNELLLLGWDVKGRDLYLISQYVETGPLALSVVEVPHLYGFALLFRAGDVLLMDLRNSEDPCCVYRTSLNILAPAVEELDFIEEPCSGHDIIIDDEGSFNDAACALLKLRDHDPMCIDEDITNVQLSARFACSWSWEPENDRCPRMIFCLDTGEFFMIEVSWDYNIVDLSECLYKGLPTKELLWLEGGYLAAIVEMGDGSILKLDNGKLISASTIQNIAPILDMSLADFHDEKQDQMFVSCGVAPEGSLRIIRNGINVEKLLRTAPIYQGISGTWTLKMKLADAYHSFVVLSFVEETRVLSVGVSFTDVTDSVGFEPDVCTLASGLVGDGLLIQIHQNAVRLCLPTKTAHPEGISLSSPVCTSWLSRNTSISMGAVGKHFIVVSTSNPCVLIILGVRLLSAYNYEIFELQHLSLQNEVSCISIPQKYFEQKQSASGINMDICEAANLPSGVHIESTFVIGTHKPSVEVLSLLPDRGLRVIASGTISLTNTMGTAISGCIPQDVRLVLVDRLYVLSGLRNGMLLRLEWPTASWMLCSELFHPRSSMSSYAKTDRATLGMKLSNSSDRQIPSLNLSGQIEESRPTDLQLIATRRIGITPVFLVPLSDALDADIIALSDRPWLLQTARHSLSYTSVSFQPSTHVTPVCSAECPGGVLFVAENSLHLVEMVHSKRLNVQKFHIGGTPRKVLYHSESRLLLVLRTELSNDSCSSDICCVDPHSGAVLSAFKLEPEEIAKSMELVKVGNEHVVVIGTSLSSGPAIMPSGEAERAKGRLIVLYLEQVQSTDGSSVTFCSKPGSSSQRTSPLCEIAGYATEHLSASSFCSSPDDASIEGIKLEENEGWQLRLAYATEWAGMVLAVCPYLDRYFLASAGNAFYVCSFANDNPQKVKRHAVSRTRFMITSLRSYFTRIAVGDCRDGILFYSYHEEARKLEQDYCDPSQRLVADCTLMDADTAVVSDRKGSIAVLSCPDRTEDNASPESNLTVSCAYYMGEIAMSIRKGSFSYKLPAEDGLRTSDGPLMNMSSMQNIIIASTLLGSIIILVPISREEHQLLQAVQAKLAIHPLTAPVLGNDHNEFRSSENLVATPKILDGDMLSQFLELTSMQQEAVLSLPLSSPDTVKLNSQPYSPISVNQVVQMLEQVHYALN comes from the exons ATGGCGGTATCGGAGGAAGAGTGCTCGGTATCGAGGTCTCGCCCATCCACATCGGCCTCGCAAAACACTCACTACCTCGCCAAGTGCGTCCTCAGGGGGAGCGCCATACTCCAGGTCGCGTATGGCCGGCTCCGCTGGCCTCACTCGCGTGACATCGTTTTCGGCAAG GAGACATCCATAGAACTGGTCATCATAGGGGATGACGGGATTGTGCAATCTCTCTGTGAGCAGCCTGTATTTGGAACAATTAAGGATCTAGCCATCTTAACCTGGAATGAGAACTTTGATGCACAAAATCCGCAG ATGATAGGGAAAGATCTTCTGGTGGTGCTCTCTGATTCTGGAAAGCTCTCATTCCTCGCATTTCACAATGAAATGAACAG GTTTTTCCCTGTGACACATGTCCAACTGTCAAATCCTGGTCATTCACAGAGTCAGCTTGGAAGAATGTTAGCCATTGACTCAAC TGGACACTATATTGCTGCTAGTGCATATGAAGACCGACTGGCTCTTTTTTCTGTCTCAATGTCTGCTGGCAGCAATATCATTGACCAG AAACTATACTATCCTCCGGAAAATCAAGGGGATGCTGGTGCTGGAAGCAGCATACATAAAACCAGTATATCTGGTACTATATGGAGCATGtgctttattaattataatccTAGAAAAAATGGTGACCCTGCATTGGCCATTCTTTTAAATAG GAGAAAAGCGATCCTCAATGAACTGCTGTTGCTGGGATGGGATGTTAAAGGACGCGATTTATATCTTATATCTCAGTATGTTGAAACTGGACCACTGGCACTCAGCGTTGTTGAGGTGCCCCATCTTTATGGATTCGCCCTTTTGTTCAGGGCTGGTGATGTACTCCTGATGGATCTTCGCAATTCTGAAGACCCATGTTGTGTTTACAGAACTAGCTTGAATATATTAGCCCCAGCAGTGGAGGAGCTCGATTTTATTGAAGAGCCATGCAGCGGACATGATATAATTATTGATGATGAAGGTTCATTTAATGATGCTGCCTGTGCATTATTGAAACTGAGAGATCATGATCCCATGTGTATAGATGAAGATATCACTAACGTGCAATTAAGTGCCAGATTTGCATGCTCATGGAGTTGGGAACCAGAGAATGACCGTTGTCCGAGGATGATATTCTGTCTAGATACTGGTGAATTTTTCATGATTGAAGTTTCATGGGACTATAATATAGTTGATTTATCTGAATGTCTCTATAAAGGTTTGCCAACCAAGGAACTTTTATGGTTAGAAGGAGGGTATTTGGCAGCAATTGTTGAGATGGGTGATGGCAGCATCCTGAAATTGGATAATGGAAAGCTGATCTCGGCAAGTACTATTCAGAATATTGCACCTATCTTGGACATGTCACTAGCAGATTTCCATGATGAAAAGCAGGATCAGATGTTTGTCTCTTGTGGAGTGGCTCCTGAGGGATCCTTAAGAATTATCCGGAATGGTATCAATGTGGAAAAATTGTTGAGAACTGCTCCTATTTATCAAGGGATAAGTGGTACTTGGACATTGAAAATGAAACTGGCTGATGCTTATCATTCTTTTGTCGTGCTGTCATTTGTTGAAGAGACAAGGGTACTTTCCGTTGGGGTGAGCTTTACTGACGTGACTGATTCAGTTGGTTTCGAGCCTGATGTCTGTACTTTGGCCTCTGGTCTTGTTGGTGATGGTTTGCTGATCCAGATTCACCAAAATGCAGTTAGGCTTTGTCTGCCCACTAAGACTGCCCATCCTGAAGGCATCTCTCTATCATCCCCAGTGTGCACAAGTTGGCTATCAAGAAATACAAGCATCAGCATGGGTGCCGTTGGAAAACATTTTATTGTTGTCTCAACCTCTAATCCTTGTGTTCTAATTATTCTTGGGGTCAGACTATTATCAGCGtataattatgaaatatttgaACTGCAGCATTTGAGTTTGCAAAATGAAGTGTCTTGCATATCTATACCACAAAAATACTTTGAGCAGAAACAATCAGCTTCTGGCATCAATATGGATATCTGTGAAGCTGCAAACCTTCCATCAGGAGTCCACATAGAAAGTACCTTTGTCATTGGTACGCATAAGCCCTCCGTGGAAGTTCTTTCTCTTTTACCTGATCGGGGTCTTAGAGTTATTGCTTCAGGAACAATTTCGTTAACTAATACTATGGGGACTGCAATAAGCGGCTGCATCCCTCAGGATGTGAGGCTTGTACTGGTTGATCGATTGTACGTTCTCTCGGGCTTGAGGAATGGGATGCTTCTCCGTTTAGAGTGGCCGACGGCTTCGTGGATGTTATGTAGTGAACTATTTCATCCAAGATCTTCTATGAGTTCCTATGCAAAAACAGATAGGGCTACATTAGGCATGAAGCTCTCAAATTCTTCTGACCGACAGATACCCTCTCTTAATTTATCTGGGCAGATAGAGGAAAGTAGACCCACTGATCTTCAACTAATTGCCACTCGTCGAATAGGCATAACTCCTGTTTTTCTGGTTCCTTTAAGTGATGCACTGGATGCAGACATTATCGCTCTCAGTGACAGGCCCTGGTTATTGCAAACCGCAAGACATAGCCTCTCTTATACTTCTGTATCTTTCCAACCTTCAACCCATGTAACTCCTGTGTGTTCAGCTGAATGCCCTGGCGGAGTCCTATTTGTTGCAGAGAACAGTCTGCATTTG GTGGAGATGGTGCACAGCAAGAGACTTAATGTCCAGAAGTTTCACATTGGAGGAACTCCTAGGAAGGTCTTATATCATTCTGAAAGCCGGCTCTTGCTGGTGTTGAGGACAGAATTGAGTAATGATTCATGCTCGTCAGATATATGTTGTGTTGACCCACACAGTGGAGCAGTACTGTCAGCTTTTAAACTTGAACCTGAGGAAATCGCCAAATCCATGGAGTTAGTGAAGGTTGGAAATGAGCATGTTGTGGTAATAGGCACCAGTCTCTCCTCCGGTCCAGCTATAATGCCCAGTGGGGAGGCTGAAAG AGCAAAAGGCCGACTTATTGTGCTCTACCTTGAGCAAGTTCAAAGTACCGATGGTAGTTCTGTGACATTCTGTTCAAAGCCGGGCTCCTCTTCTCAACGCACTTCACCTCTTTGCGAGATTGCTGGTTATGCCACTGAGCATCTTTCAGCCAGTAGTTTCTGCAGTAGCCCTGATGATGCCAGTATTGAAGGTATCAAACTTGAAGAGAATGAAGGATGGCAGTTGCGATTGGCTTATGCGACCGAATGGGCAGGAATGGTGCTTGCCGTATGTCCTTATCTGGATCGATACTTCTTGGCATCGGCTGGCAATGCC TTTTATGTTTGCAGTTTCGCAAATGATAATCCCCAAAAAGTGAAGAGACATGCCGTGAGCAGGACACGGTTTATGATAACATCTTTGCGATCATATTTTACCAGGATTGCTGTTGGTGATTGCCGTGATGGTATCCTTTTCTATTCTTATCACGAG GAAGCCCGGAAACTAGAGCAAGACTACTGTGATCCATCGCAAAGGTTAGTTGCTGATTGCACTCTTATGGATGCTGACACTGCTGTTGTTTCGGATCGGAAAGGGAGCATTGCCGTTCTGTCTTGTCCGGACCGCACAGAAG ATAATGCGAGTCCAGAAAGTAATTTAACAGTGAGCTGTGCCTATTACATGGGAGAGATTGCGATGAGCATCAGGAAG GGCTCCTTCTCTTACAAACTTCCAGCTGAGGATGGTCTGAGGACTTCTGATGGCCCTTTAATGAACATGAGTTCGATGCAGAACATAATCATTGCAAGTACATTATTGGGAAGCATTATAATCCTTGTTCCAATATCAAG GGAAGAACACCAACTCTTACAAGCCGTGCAAGCTAAACTTGCCATTCATCCTTTGACCGCTCCTGTTCTCGGGAATGATCACAATGAGTTCCGAAGTAGTGAAAATTTG GTGGCAACACCCAAAATACTTGATGGCGACATGCTCAGTCAGTTCTTGGAACTCACAAGCATGCAACAAGAGGCCGTACTCTCACTGCCCCTCTCCTCTCCAGATACGGTGAAATTGAATTCACAGCCTTACTCTCCTATTTCAGTCAACCAAGTCGTGCAAATGCTTGAGCAAGTTCACTATGCTCTTAACTAG
- the LOC116195394 gene encoding splicing factor 3B subunit 3 isoform X2, producing MLAIDSTGHYIAASAYEDRLALFSVSMSAGSNIIDQKLYYPPENQGDAGAGSSIHKTSISGTIWSMCFINYNPRKNGDPALAILLNRRKAILNELLLLGWDVKGRDLYLISQYVETGPLALSVVEVPHLYGFALLFRAGDVLLMDLRNSEDPCCVYRTSLNILAPAVEELDFIEEPCSGHDIIIDDEGSFNDAACALLKLRDHDPMCIDEDITNVQLSARFACSWSWEPENDRCPRMIFCLDTGEFFMIEVSWDYNIVDLSECLYKGLPTKELLWLEGGYLAAIVEMGDGSILKLDNGKLISASTIQNIAPILDMSLADFHDEKQDQMFVSCGVAPEGSLRIIRNGINVEKLLRTAPIYQGISGTWTLKMKLADAYHSFVVLSFVEETRVLSVGVSFTDVTDSVGFEPDVCTLASGLVGDGLLIQIHQNAVRLCLPTKTAHPEGISLSSPVCTSWLSRNTSISMGAVGKHFIVVSTSNPCVLIILGVRLLSAYNYEIFELQHLSLQNEVSCISIPQKYFEQKQSASGINMDICEAANLPSGVHIESTFVIGTHKPSVEVLSLLPDRGLRVIASGTISLTNTMGTAISGCIPQDVRLVLVDRLYVLSGLRNGMLLRLEWPTASWMLCSELFHPRSSMSSYAKTDRATLGMKLSNSSDRQIPSLNLSGQIEESRPTDLQLIATRRIGITPVFLVPLSDALDADIIALSDRPWLLQTARHSLSYTSVSFQPSTHVTPVCSAECPGGVLFVAENSLHLVEMVHSKRLNVQKFHIGGTPRKVLYHSESRLLLVLRTELSNDSCSSDICCVDPHSGAVLSAFKLEPEEIAKSMELVKVGNEHVVVIGTSLSSGPAIMPSGEAERAKGRLIVLYLEQVQSTDGSSVTFCSKPGSSSQRTSPLCEIAGYATEHLSASSFCSSPDDASIEGIKLEENEGWQLRLAYATEWAGMVLAVCPYLDRYFLASAGNAFYVCSFANDNPQKVKRHAVSRTRFMITSLRSYFTRIAVGDCRDGILFYSYHEEARKLEQDYCDPSQRLVADCTLMDADTAVVSDRKGSIAVLSCPDRTEDNASPESNLTVSCAYYMGEIAMSIRKGSFSYKLPAEDGLRTSDGPLMNMSSMQNIIIASTLLGSIIILVPISREEHQLLQAVQAKLAIHPLTAPVLGNDHNEFRSSENLVATPKILDGDMLSQFLELTSMQQEAVLSLPLSSPDTVKLNSQPYSPISVNQVVQMLEQVHYALN from the exons ATGTTAGCCATTGACTCAAC TGGACACTATATTGCTGCTAGTGCATATGAAGACCGACTGGCTCTTTTTTCTGTCTCAATGTCTGCTGGCAGCAATATCATTGACCAG AAACTATACTATCCTCCGGAAAATCAAGGGGATGCTGGTGCTGGAAGCAGCATACATAAAACCAGTATATCTGGTACTATATGGAGCATGtgctttattaattataatccTAGAAAAAATGGTGACCCTGCATTGGCCATTCTTTTAAATAG GAGAAAAGCGATCCTCAATGAACTGCTGTTGCTGGGATGGGATGTTAAAGGACGCGATTTATATCTTATATCTCAGTATGTTGAAACTGGACCACTGGCACTCAGCGTTGTTGAGGTGCCCCATCTTTATGGATTCGCCCTTTTGTTCAGGGCTGGTGATGTACTCCTGATGGATCTTCGCAATTCTGAAGACCCATGTTGTGTTTACAGAACTAGCTTGAATATATTAGCCCCAGCAGTGGAGGAGCTCGATTTTATTGAAGAGCCATGCAGCGGACATGATATAATTATTGATGATGAAGGTTCATTTAATGATGCTGCCTGTGCATTATTGAAACTGAGAGATCATGATCCCATGTGTATAGATGAAGATATCACTAACGTGCAATTAAGTGCCAGATTTGCATGCTCATGGAGTTGGGAACCAGAGAATGACCGTTGTCCGAGGATGATATTCTGTCTAGATACTGGTGAATTTTTCATGATTGAAGTTTCATGGGACTATAATATAGTTGATTTATCTGAATGTCTCTATAAAGGTTTGCCAACCAAGGAACTTTTATGGTTAGAAGGAGGGTATTTGGCAGCAATTGTTGAGATGGGTGATGGCAGCATCCTGAAATTGGATAATGGAAAGCTGATCTCGGCAAGTACTATTCAGAATATTGCACCTATCTTGGACATGTCACTAGCAGATTTCCATGATGAAAAGCAGGATCAGATGTTTGTCTCTTGTGGAGTGGCTCCTGAGGGATCCTTAAGAATTATCCGGAATGGTATCAATGTGGAAAAATTGTTGAGAACTGCTCCTATTTATCAAGGGATAAGTGGTACTTGGACATTGAAAATGAAACTGGCTGATGCTTATCATTCTTTTGTCGTGCTGTCATTTGTTGAAGAGACAAGGGTACTTTCCGTTGGGGTGAGCTTTACTGACGTGACTGATTCAGTTGGTTTCGAGCCTGATGTCTGTACTTTGGCCTCTGGTCTTGTTGGTGATGGTTTGCTGATCCAGATTCACCAAAATGCAGTTAGGCTTTGTCTGCCCACTAAGACTGCCCATCCTGAAGGCATCTCTCTATCATCCCCAGTGTGCACAAGTTGGCTATCAAGAAATACAAGCATCAGCATGGGTGCCGTTGGAAAACATTTTATTGTTGTCTCAACCTCTAATCCTTGTGTTCTAATTATTCTTGGGGTCAGACTATTATCAGCGtataattatgaaatatttgaACTGCAGCATTTGAGTTTGCAAAATGAAGTGTCTTGCATATCTATACCACAAAAATACTTTGAGCAGAAACAATCAGCTTCTGGCATCAATATGGATATCTGTGAAGCTGCAAACCTTCCATCAGGAGTCCACATAGAAAGTACCTTTGTCATTGGTACGCATAAGCCCTCCGTGGAAGTTCTTTCTCTTTTACCTGATCGGGGTCTTAGAGTTATTGCTTCAGGAACAATTTCGTTAACTAATACTATGGGGACTGCAATAAGCGGCTGCATCCCTCAGGATGTGAGGCTTGTACTGGTTGATCGATTGTACGTTCTCTCGGGCTTGAGGAATGGGATGCTTCTCCGTTTAGAGTGGCCGACGGCTTCGTGGATGTTATGTAGTGAACTATTTCATCCAAGATCTTCTATGAGTTCCTATGCAAAAACAGATAGGGCTACATTAGGCATGAAGCTCTCAAATTCTTCTGACCGACAGATACCCTCTCTTAATTTATCTGGGCAGATAGAGGAAAGTAGACCCACTGATCTTCAACTAATTGCCACTCGTCGAATAGGCATAACTCCTGTTTTTCTGGTTCCTTTAAGTGATGCACTGGATGCAGACATTATCGCTCTCAGTGACAGGCCCTGGTTATTGCAAACCGCAAGACATAGCCTCTCTTATACTTCTGTATCTTTCCAACCTTCAACCCATGTAACTCCTGTGTGTTCAGCTGAATGCCCTGGCGGAGTCCTATTTGTTGCAGAGAACAGTCTGCATTTG GTGGAGATGGTGCACAGCAAGAGACTTAATGTCCAGAAGTTTCACATTGGAGGAACTCCTAGGAAGGTCTTATATCATTCTGAAAGCCGGCTCTTGCTGGTGTTGAGGACAGAATTGAGTAATGATTCATGCTCGTCAGATATATGTTGTGTTGACCCACACAGTGGAGCAGTACTGTCAGCTTTTAAACTTGAACCTGAGGAAATCGCCAAATCCATGGAGTTAGTGAAGGTTGGAAATGAGCATGTTGTGGTAATAGGCACCAGTCTCTCCTCCGGTCCAGCTATAATGCCCAGTGGGGAGGCTGAAAG AGCAAAAGGCCGACTTATTGTGCTCTACCTTGAGCAAGTTCAAAGTACCGATGGTAGTTCTGTGACATTCTGTTCAAAGCCGGGCTCCTCTTCTCAACGCACTTCACCTCTTTGCGAGATTGCTGGTTATGCCACTGAGCATCTTTCAGCCAGTAGTTTCTGCAGTAGCCCTGATGATGCCAGTATTGAAGGTATCAAACTTGAAGAGAATGAAGGATGGCAGTTGCGATTGGCTTATGCGACCGAATGGGCAGGAATGGTGCTTGCCGTATGTCCTTATCTGGATCGATACTTCTTGGCATCGGCTGGCAATGCC TTTTATGTTTGCAGTTTCGCAAATGATAATCCCCAAAAAGTGAAGAGACATGCCGTGAGCAGGACACGGTTTATGATAACATCTTTGCGATCATATTTTACCAGGATTGCTGTTGGTGATTGCCGTGATGGTATCCTTTTCTATTCTTATCACGAG GAAGCCCGGAAACTAGAGCAAGACTACTGTGATCCATCGCAAAGGTTAGTTGCTGATTGCACTCTTATGGATGCTGACACTGCTGTTGTTTCGGATCGGAAAGGGAGCATTGCCGTTCTGTCTTGTCCGGACCGCACAGAAG ATAATGCGAGTCCAGAAAGTAATTTAACAGTGAGCTGTGCCTATTACATGGGAGAGATTGCGATGAGCATCAGGAAG GGCTCCTTCTCTTACAAACTTCCAGCTGAGGATGGTCTGAGGACTTCTGATGGCCCTTTAATGAACATGAGTTCGATGCAGAACATAATCATTGCAAGTACATTATTGGGAAGCATTATAATCCTTGTTCCAATATCAAG GGAAGAACACCAACTCTTACAAGCCGTGCAAGCTAAACTTGCCATTCATCCTTTGACCGCTCCTGTTCTCGGGAATGATCACAATGAGTTCCGAAGTAGTGAAAATTTG GTGGCAACACCCAAAATACTTGATGGCGACATGCTCAGTCAGTTCTTGGAACTCACAAGCATGCAACAAGAGGCCGTACTCTCACTGCCCCTCTCCTCTCCAGATACGGTGAAATTGAATTCACAGCCTTACTCTCCTATTTCAGTCAACCAAGTCGTGCAAATGCTTGAGCAAGTTCACTATGCTCTTAACTAG